GCGCCACCCACACGACTGAAAGACGAGAGTTCTTTGAATCCAGGTTTACATAAACGAGCCATGGTTCACACCCACATCGCTAAGAGATAGGCCGTTAGATGCCTTCTCGTCGATTTTTGGGGTGTACCAGAAATGTCAATAGTTTTATTGTGATTTCATAAACTTTACACAAAAATAGAGATCCAAATTTATACAGCAACTGCATAACTCATGTTTCGGCTATTGTGCAAGCAAACGAAGGTGACGGCCTTATTCCGCGTGCATGTAGCAAGCACCGCTCGCGAATCAGTACAGCGTGCTTGAGATGGATGTGACGTTGCCCAAAGGGAATTCATCCATTGAGATCTACGAGGGGCCTCTTGCCGCAAGCGTCTCGTTCATTCAGCTTACGGCGAAGAGGGTTTAAAGAGAATGTTCGTAAGGCACACCGTGGAGCGTGATCATTTCATTTAAATGATCACGCTCTATTTTAGTTGCCGCTTGTAATCACAGTTCCCTTTGTCTCACGCAGTGCGTATACGAGGATGCCCGCCAGGAGATAGGCGATTGAAGCGACGCTGATGGTTATCGCAAAACCAAACGATTTTATAAGAAAAGGGGCGGATAAAATCCCAAGGATCGCGCCAACGCGACCGAAATTAAAGCAGAATCCACTGGCTGTTGAACGGATGCTTGTTGGAAACAGTTCCGAATACCACGCGCCGAAGCCACTGAAGTAACCTGTGCCAAACCCGATTAGCGCCGAAACGATGCCTAGCCTTGTGACGTTTTGTCCAGTGAGGATGAGTTTGCCGTGCGTCAGGGGCATGTGACTCACAGTAAATGTGAAGATGGGCACCATGATTACCATGAAAAAGAAGAATAGTGCAAAGCTGTGGCGGCGTCCGATTCTTTCTGCGAGCACGCCATAGATAAGGTATCCGAGAATGCCTCCGATTCCCGTCCATACGAGGAAAATGGGCGCTTGTCCCAGATTAATATTTAAAATTTTGATTAAAAAGGTTGGTACGAACGTCATGATCATCCAGTAACCTGTCATTGCGAGCATGGAGATAAGAAATGCAAAAAGCGTGCGACGGAAAAATTCCGGTTTGAATATCTCGATCAAACTACGGTTTTTTGAATGGCTTCGCATGAATTCTTTGTTGCCAATCCAAACGGGGGATTCCTTTACAAAAAAGAGGCAATAGACAAATACGAGTAGTGCGGGAATGCTGCTAATCATGAATAGCTCGCGCCAGGCTCCCGGACTATGGTTTGAGGCGAGAATAGACCAGGCAAAGATCGCGGCAAGAAGGTTGCCACCAGACCATCCTGTCTGGAGAATGGCGAGAGCTTTCGCGCGGCTCTCTGGTTTCCACACTTCGGAAATCAAACTGGCGGCCCCTGACCACAGACCACCGACGGCAAGTCCAACAACAAAACGGTAGATGTTTAGTTGAGTCAGTGAACCTGCGCTACCGCAGAGCAGTGTTCCAACACCGTAGATCAGGATGGATAAAACGATGGTCGGCTTTCTACCGATAAAATCAGAAATATTACCAAGCAGATAGCCGCCAATGCCAGTTGCCAGCAGGAACCATGCCATTGTTCCAACGACGCTCGGTAGAGATGTGTGAAAGGAGTGGGAAATCGCAAGCATGACGAAACTGAAAATGCCAGCATCCATCGCGTCAAATAACCAAGCTCCCCAAGCGCCTGCGAGTGTCGAGTACGCTCGAGAGGAAGAAACATTATTCTGAAGCCCAATTTCATTTAAAGAGACGGCCATTGCACTACTCTCCTTTTTGAACCGCGATTTGTAATCGCTTTCTTTTGCTGTGAGGAGCTACAGGCTCCCGATTGTCTATCAAGCTGGATTGACAGTGCGATTTTCAGTGGCAGGAATATGACAGATCATCGATTCGAAGTTTGCGTTTAGATGCTGCTTCATTAAATGTTCGGCTTGCTCGCCATCACCCTGAAGAATAGCGTGATAAATCGCGTCGTGTTCGTGTGGGAGCGCTTGACGATTTCGCACAATGTCTTTGCGGCACAGGAGTATGATTGCGTGCATGCGTTCGATGAGTTGACTGATCTGGTCATTTTCCGCCGCGCGTACAATAGTTTGGTGAAATTCGGTATGCATTCGCATGATTGACTCAAAATTATTCGGATCTGCATGATTAACAAGCTCGCTTAATTGTTTTTTTTCCTGTTCAGTCATTGTCTGAGCGGCTTTTCGAGCGGCATAACTTTCGAGAAGAATGCGAACTTCGTAACAATCTTGAATCTCTTTGAGGGTGGGTTCGATTACAAATTTATTGCGAACGAGACCTTCTTGTTCAAGCCGTAAAATGGATTCTCGAACAGGCGTACGACTCACTCCGAGTTGCGTCGCAATTTTCTCTTCTGCCAATCGCGTACCAGCAGGCATGCTTCCTTCGAGAATTTGTTTAAACAGAAAATCATAAATTTGTTGATTGACTGGAATCGGTTTTTGAATCTGCAATTTTTGCCCTCCTTTAATTTGGTTCATGTCTAGTATATTTGATCAAAACTACAATTTTAGTATTCTGTATACAGAATACCGTATTATTGCATGCGGAACACTGTGTATAGTATACTTTGGATTGTAAACGTTTTCAATAAATAATTGATTGAATTGTAATTTTACATCAAATTGGGAGGTGCAATTGTTATGATGAATTATCGAGTGGGTCTTATCGTACCAAGTTCAAATACGACGATGGAAACGGAGATTCCGGCGATGCTCATGCGTCGTATGGCGGTGAACAAAGATGAGTCATTTACTTTTCACTCAAGTCGTATGCGCATGCAGCATGTATCTGTTGAGGAATTAAAAATGATGGATTGCGATAGTGACCGCTGTGCCATTGAATTGTCAGATGCAGCTTGTGATGTGCTAGCGTATGCTTGTCTTGTGGCAATCATGTGCCAAGGAAAACAGTATCATCGAATCTCAGAAAAGCGCCTTTATGAAAAAACAACTGAAAATAAATGCAGTGCACCGATTGTGAGTAGTGCCGGTGCACTCGTGCGAAGTTTGAGTGAGATTGGCGCCAAGCGAATCTCTATGGTTACACCCTATATGAAACCGCTCACACAACAGGTGGTAGATTATATCGAAGAAACGGGCATTGAAGTGGTCGATGCGATTAGTTTGGAGGTTTCGGACAATCTTGCTGTGGGACGCCTTGATCCAATGAATCTTGTGCACATCGTCGATCGATTGAAGACGACTGAAGCGGATGCGATCGTGTTATCTGCATGTGTGCAAATGCCTTCGCTTCCTGCTGTGCAGATCGTCCAGGATAAAATCGGAAAACCTGTAATGACTGCTGCAATCGCAACGGTATATGAAATTCTTAAAAACTTAAATCTTGAAACCTACGTTCCTGACGCAGGGTTTTTATTAGCGAAGAAACCATCTGCAGTTTTGGGATCATCCAATTTTTCTTAAGGAGAACGTGTGATGTCTAACGGACCACTTCACGGTTTGAAGGTTCTAGAATTGGGACAGCTCGTTGCGGCGCCTTTTGCCACGCGACTTCTTGCAGAGTTTGGGGCAGAGGTCATCAAGGTGGAACCGCCCAGTAAAGGAGATCCCATACGCACTTGGAGATATGTGGAGAATAATACCTCGCTGTGGTGGTATGTTCAGTCACGAAATAAAAAATCGATCACGATTGATCTGGGTTCCACAGAAGGTCAAGAGGTTATCCGAAAGCTCGCGTTAGAGGTTGATATTCTCGTGGAGAATTTCCGTCCGGGGCATCTTGAAGCGTGGGGAATTGGATATGATGATCTAAAAAAGATAAACCCGAAGATCGTCATGGTTCGCATTTCAGGTTTTGGACAAACGGGACCTTATAGAGACAAGCCGGGGTTTGGTTCAATTGCAGAAGCAATCGGAGGGCTTCGCTATTTAACCGGGTATCCTGATCGCCCCCCAACGCGTGTTGGGATCAGCATTGGAGATAGCATTGCCGGTATATATGGAGCGCTCGGAGCGTTGATGGCCATCTATCATCGTGATGTTCATGGTGGTCAAGGGCAATGCATTGATGTGGCTTTGTATGAAACGATCTTTTCGCTTATGGAATCGATGGTTCCTGAATACGCTCGTTCGCAAATCGTGCGCGAGCGAACGGGTTCGACACTGCCTGGAATCACACCGTCGAATACGTATGGTACGAGGGATGGTAAATTTGTCGTGATTGGGGGGAACAGCGACAGCATTTTTGTGCGTTTGATGAAAGCGATTGGGCGCGAGGATGTGGCGAAAGATGACCAATTCTCATCGAATCAGAAGCGATCAGAGCATGCGGAGTACCTTGATCATCTTATTGAGACGTGGACTCAGAACAATGATTTAAAAACAGTCCTGGAACAGTTGGATGCGGCAGCAGTACCTGCGAGTTCAATTTACTCGGTTGCTGATATGTTCGAAGATGTCCACTATCAAATGCGTGGAATGATTGAGACGGTACATGTAGAAGGACTGGGCGCATTAAAGATGCCGGGTATTGTTCCGAAATTGAGTGATACTCCGGGGAAAATTCAATGGCCAGGTCCTACGCTCGGCGCGCATAATGAAGAAATTTCCAAAAAGTATCATCTTGATTTATAAATGACCCAGCTTACGGAGAAGAAGAGGTGAAAAACCATGAGCCCAGTGATTCCCGGGTCCGTGCGCGACAATGGCAGGCCGTTGCCGCGTCAAGTGGAGATTATCGATGTGTCGCCGCGCGACGGGCTTCAGAACGAACCGGTGCTTGTTTCGGCGGATAAGAAGAAAGAGCTCATTCTGCGCCTGTCAAAGGCAGGTTTTCGGCGCATCGAGACGACGTCATTCGTTCACCCGAAATGGGTGCCGCAAATGGCGGATGCGGAAGCGATCGTAGCGTACTGCAACCAACTGGGCATCACCTATATCACGCTCACGCCAAATCTCAAGGCATTGGAGCGCGCGCTCGCGGCGGACGTACCGCAGATTGCCGTGTTCATCGGTGCGAGTAACGCATTCAATCAAAAGAATGTGAATCGCACGACGGACGAATCACTGGCCGAGTGCGAGCCGTTATTCGCGCGCGCCAAACAGCGCGGTTTGTTCGTTCGCGCGTACGTCTCGACGGTGTGGCACTGTCCGTATCAGGGAGCGGTTTCTTATGAAGAGGTCGATCACGTGGTGAAGCGGTTTGCCGAGCTTGGTGCGGATGAGATTGATCTTGGCGACACAAACGGCCAAGCCCATCCGCAAGAGGTGTTTGAGAGGTGTCAGTCGCTGAAGGAAGCCTATCCGCGGATGCCGTTTGTTGGACACTTTCACGATACGTCAAAACTTGCACTCGCCAATGTGTATGCGGCGCTGCTTGCGGGAGTCGACCGTTTCGACGCGTCGACAGGC
This sequence is a window from Ferroacidibacillus organovorans. Protein-coding genes within it:
- a CDS encoding MFS transporter: MAVSLNEIGLQNNVSSSRAYSTLAGAWGAWLFDAMDAGIFSFVMLAISHSFHTSLPSVVGTMAWFLLATGIGGYLLGNISDFIGRKPTIVLSILIYGVGTLLCGSAGSLTQLNIYRFVVGLAVGGLWSGAASLISEVWKPESRAKALAILQTGWSGGNLLAAIFAWSILASNHSPGAWRELFMISSIPALLVFVYCLFFVKESPVWIGNKEFMRSHSKNRSLIEIFKPEFFRRTLFAFLISMLAMTGYWMIMTFVPTFLIKILNINLGQAPIFLVWTGIGGILGYLIYGVLAERIGRRHSFALFFFFMVIMVPIFTFTVSHMPLTHGKLILTGQNVTRLGIVSALIGFGTGYFSGFGAWYSELFPTSIRSTASGFCFNFGRVGAILGILSAPFLIKSFGFAITISVASIAYLLAGILVYALRETKGTVITSGN
- a CDS encoding GntR family transcriptional regulator codes for the protein MQIQKPIPVNQQIYDFLFKQILEGSMPAGTRLAEEKIATQLGVSRTPVRESILRLEQEGLVRNKFVIEPTLKEIQDCYEVRILLESYAARKAAQTMTEQEKKQLSELVNHADPNNFESIMRMHTEFHQTIVRAAENDQISQLIERMHAIILLCRKDIVRNRQALPHEHDAIYHAILQGDGEQAEHLMKQHLNANFESMICHIPATENRTVNPA
- a CDS encoding maleate cis-trans isomerase family protein, translating into METEIPAMLMRRMAVNKDESFTFHSSRMRMQHVSVEELKMMDCDSDRCAIELSDAACDVLAYACLVAIMCQGKQYHRISEKRLYEKTTENKCSAPIVSSAGALVRSLSEIGAKRISMVTPYMKPLTQQVVDYIEETGIEVVDAISLEVSDNLAVGRLDPMNLVHIVDRLKTTEADAIVLSACVQMPSLPAVQIVQDKIGKPVMTAAIATVYEILKNLNLETYVPDAGFLLAKKPSAVLGSSNFS
- a CDS encoding CaiB/BaiF CoA transferase family protein, producing MSNGPLHGLKVLELGQLVAAPFATRLLAEFGAEVIKVEPPSKGDPIRTWRYVENNTSLWWYVQSRNKKSITIDLGSTEGQEVIRKLALEVDILVENFRPGHLEAWGIGYDDLKKINPKIVMVRISGFGQTGPYRDKPGFGSIAEAIGGLRYLTGYPDRPPTRVGISIGDSIAGIYGALGALMAIYHRDVHGGQGQCIDVALYETIFSLMESMVPEYARSQIVRERTGSTLPGITPSNTYGTRDGKFVVIGGNSDSIFVRLMKAIGREDVAKDDQFSSNQKRSEHAEYLDHLIETWTQNNDLKTVLEQLDAAAVPASSIYSVADMFEDVHYQMRGMIETVHVEGLGALKMPGIVPKLSDTPGKIQWPGPTLGAHNEEISKKYHLDL
- a CDS encoding hydroxymethylglutaryl-CoA lyase translates to MSPVIPGSVRDNGRPLPRQVEIIDVSPRDGLQNEPVLVSADKKKELILRLSKAGFRRIETTSFVHPKWVPQMADAEAIVAYCNQLGITYITLTPNLKALERALAADVPQIAVFIGASNAFNQKNVNRTTDESLAECEPLFARAKQRGLFVRAYVSTVWHCPYQGAVSYEEVDHVVKRFAELGADEIDLGDTNGQAHPQEVFERCQSLKEAYPRMPFVGHFHDTSKLALANVYAALLAGVDRFDASTGGLGGCPFSPGATGNVATEDVLAMLDKMGIHTGTYLDAETVSFARSLSTRI